The Lycium ferocissimum isolate CSIRO_LF1 chromosome 10, AGI_CSIRO_Lferr_CH_V1, whole genome shotgun sequence genome window below encodes:
- the LOC132034383 gene encoding uncharacterized protein LOC132034383, which yields MVMEGIQEDMGDGNMICTNHPYKNNTPGGICAFCLQEKLGKLVSSSFPSAVFPSSSSSSTPSFRSDFGATSSTLQVQTNNTQTNNIQTNVCNNNYNSHYGKMRKSRMPFLLSSSHYNKKKKDGNNNNNNNNGSSVIATTTSAASNVGIVMKRSKSTTTPRNRMHFLDNVADEEDYTPHRKRFWSFLYYSSSSKQHSSSTAKRTEKNMSFPSSSSSVNGSMRARDKKKEEFVVVEENESPNEAAFDRKVSRSRSVGCGSRSFSGDFFERISTGFGDCTLRRVESQREGKSKVSSVASGQDCIKERVRCGGLFSGFMITSSSSSSSSSSHWVSSEENMNGKSSIAPASVGHQLVHGRSKSWGWAFASPMRAFSKTSSNGKRGGASNKNATPNLTAIPSLLTARG from the coding sequence ATGGTGATGGAAGGGATTCAAGAAGATATGGGTGATGGTAACATGATATGTACAAACCATCCTTACAAGAACAATACACCAGGTGGGATCTGTGCTTTTTGTCTTCAAGAAAAGCTTGGTAaacttgtttcttcttcttttccttctgctgtttttccttcttcttcctcttcttctacCCCTTCTTTTAGATCTGATTTTGGAGCTACTTCCTCAACTCTACAAGTCCAAACAAACAACACTCAAACCAACAATATCCAAACAAATGTTTGTAATAACAACTATAATAGTCACTATGGAAAAATGAGGAAATCAAGAATGCCTTTTCTGTTGAGTAGTAGTCATtataataagaagaagaaagatggtaataataataataataataataacggtaGCAGTGTTATTGCTACTACTACTTCAGCTGCTTCAAATGTTGGCATTGTTATGAAGAGAAGCAAGTCCACAACAACCCCTAGAAACCGTATGCATTTCTTGGATAATGTTGCTGATGAAGAAGACTATACTCCTCATAGAAAAAGGTTTTGGTCATTTCTCTACTACTCATCATCCTCTAAACAGCATTCTTCTTCAACTGCTAAAAGAACTGAGAAAAACATGAGCTTTCCTTCGTCATCTTCATCTGTGAATGGTTCTATGAGGGCAAGGgacaagaagaaagaagagtttgTTGTAGTGGAGGAGAATGAGAGTCCTAATGAAGCTGCATTTGATAGAAAAGTATCAAGATCCAGATCTGTTGGTTGTGGAAGTAGAAGCTTTTCAGGTGATTTCTTTGAGAGAATCTCAACTGGTTTTGGTGATTGTACTTTGAGAAGAGTTGAGTCTCAAAGAGAAGGAAAGTCTAAAGTTTCATCTGTTGCATCAGGGCAAGACTGTATCAAAGAAAGAGTGAGGTGTGGAGGACTATTTAGTGGTTTTATGATaacttcatcatcatcttcctcatcatcttcatctcatTGGGTTTCATCTGAGGAAAATATGAATGGGAAATCAAGCATAGCACCTGCATCTGTGGGGCATCAACTTGTACATGGAAGGAGCAAGAGTTGGGGATGGGCATTTGCAAGTCCAATGAGAGCTTTCAGTAAGACATCTTCAAATGGGAAAAGAGGAGGTGCCTCAAATAAGAATGCTACTCCAAATTTGACAGCTATTCCTTCTTTGTTGACTGCCAGAGGCTAA